The sequence below is a genomic window from Streptosporangium lutulentum.
CGCCCGTTTCTCCACGATCAGGTCGCCGTCGTCTCCGACCAGGGCGATTCCCGCCGAGTCGTACCCGCGGTATTCCAACCGCCCGAGCCCCTCGACCGCGACCTCGACCGCCTGCCGGTGACCGGTATATCCCACTATTCCGCACATGGCCAACCCCCTTCACCTTGAGAGATCGGCCGCCGCGCCTATGGAGAACCCCCGTGGGAGCTCAAGATTCCTGCCCGGCGCCGGGCAACGCCGTCCCCCCCGAAAGGCGCCGCCGGGCGATCAGTAGGCTTCCTGACTATGGCCAACGAGGTGGACACGGCGTCACCATACGTGCAGCTGAGCCGGGCGCAGTGGAGCGAGCTCCGCAAGAACACGCCGCTGACGCTCACCGCGGACGAACTCGAAGAACTGCGCGGCGTCGACGATCCGATAAACCTCGCCGAGGTCACCGACATCTACCTGCCGCTCACCCGGCTGCTGAACCTGCACTTCACCGGGGCCAGGGAGCGCAGCAGGGCGCTCAACACCTTCCTCGGGGCCAGCCAGCGGCCCGCGCCGTACATCCTGGGCATCGCGGGCAGCGTCGCGGTCGGCAAGTCCACCACCGCCCGGCTGCTCCACACCCTGCTGGCCCGCTGGCCGGAACATCCCCGGGTGGAGCTGATCACCACCGACAGCTTCCTCTACCCGAACAAGGTCCTCACCGAGAAGGACATCATGCACAGGAAGGGCTTTCCGGAGAGCTACGACCGGAGGGCCCTCGTCAGGTTCGTCGCCGACGTCAAGGCCGGGCTGCCCGAGGTCACGGCTCCGGTCTACAGCCACCTGGAGTACGACATCGTGCCCGGCGCGGCCCAGGTCGTGCACCGGCCCGACATCCTCATCGTCGAGGGCCTCAACGTCCTGCAGCCCGCCCCGCCCACCGCGCTCGCGGTCAACGACTACTTCGACTTCTCCATCTACGTGGACGCCAAGGTCGAGCACATCCGCAACTGGTACGTGGACCGCTTCCACAAGCTCCGGCGGACGGCCTTCGAGGACCCCAAGTCCTACTTCAAATACCTCGCCGAGCTGTCGGCCGAGGAGGCGACCACGTTCGCCGAGAACGTGTGGCGCGACATCAACGAGCGCAACCTCGTGGAGAACATCGTCCCCACCCGGGGCCGGGCCGGCCTGGTGCTGTACAAGGGCGCGGACCACTCGATCCAGCGTCTGAGACTCCGCCGCATCTGACGGCCGGACAGGGGCTTCAGGCCCCGCGACGCAGGCCCTAGGGTTGGGCTGTGCTGCATCTACGTGTGATCAGTCCGCCGGAACTGTCAGACGGGGTGCTGGAGGTGCTCGACGAGGCCGTCGGCGTCGTCAACCTCGTGGTGCTGCCCGGTGCGGCCCGCTCCCCCCGGGGCGACCTGATCCAGGTCGATGTCGCCCGGGAGGCCGCCAACGAGGTGATCGAGGCGCTCCGGTCTCTCGGCCTGTGCACGGAGGGCTCGATCTCGGTCGAAGAGGTCGACCTGTCGATCTCCGAGGCGGCCGATCGCGCCCAGGAGGCGGCGCCGGGCGACGGGGACGACGCCGTGATCTGGGCGGAGTTCTCCCAGCAGGCCGAGGACGACTCCAGGCTCACCTGGGCCTTTCTGGCGTTTCTCGCGATCGCCACGCAGCTCGCGGCGATCGGCGTGATCACCAACTCTCCGATCCTGATCGTCGGCGCGATGGTGCTCGGGCCGGAGTTCGGCGCGATCGCGGCTGTCTGCTTCGGTCTGCTGCGGCGCGACGGGCACCTGATCGGCCGTGCCCTGCGGGCGCTGGCCATCGGTTTCACGGTCGCCATCGCGCTCACCTTCGCCTGCGCCCTGGCCGCCCGCTGGCTCGGCTGGATCGACCCCTCCTCGTTGATCGACCATCGGGAGATCAATTTCATCGTAAAACCCGATAAATGGTCGTTCATTGTGGCATTGCTCGCCGGCGCGGCCGGGGTACTCTCGGTCACCGCGGGCAAGTCGTCGGCCCTGGTCGGCGTCTTCATCTCGGTGACCACGGTCCCGGCCGCCGGATACTTCGCGGTGGCCGGAGCGCTCGGCCGCTGGAGCGACATGGCGGGATCGTCGGCCCAGCTCGGAGTGAACATCGCGGGCATGATCATCTCCGGCACGGTGACGCTACTCGTCCAAAAGGCCTACTGGTCATCATTCGATATGCGACTTTCGGCGCGGCCGAGGCGCATATAGGGGTTACCCCTGTCTTTACGGATGAGGGGAGACTCATTCGTCTGACGGAGGAATTTACGACACGCGGTAGATAGTGTCCGAGCATGACTATCCTCGCCACCGAGGGACTAACCAGACGCTTCCC
It includes:
- a CDS encoding DUF389 domain-containing protein; the encoded protein is MLHLRVISPPELSDGVLEVLDEAVGVVNLVVLPGAARSPRGDLIQVDVAREAANEVIEALRSLGLCTEGSISVEEVDLSISEAADRAQEAAPGDGDDAVIWAEFSQQAEDDSRLTWAFLAFLAIATQLAAIGVITNSPILIVGAMVLGPEFGAIAAVCFGLLRRDGHLIGRALRALAIGFTVAIALTFACALAARWLGWIDPSSLIDHREINFIVKPDKWSFIVALLAGAAGVLSVTAGKSSALVGVFISVTTVPAAGYFAVAGALGRWSDMAGSSAQLGVNIAGMIISGTVTLLVQKAYWSSFDMRLSARPRRI
- the coaA gene encoding type I pantothenate kinase, whose protein sequence is MQLSRAQWSELRKNTPLTLTADELEELRGVDDPINLAEVTDIYLPLTRLLNLHFTGARERSRALNTFLGASQRPAPYILGIAGSVAVGKSTTARLLHTLLARWPEHPRVELITTDSFLYPNKVLTEKDIMHRKGFPESYDRRALVRFVADVKAGLPEVTAPVYSHLEYDIVPGAAQVVHRPDILIVEGLNVLQPAPPTALAVNDYFDFSIYVDAKVEHIRNWYVDRFHKLRRTAFEDPKSYFKYLAELSAEEATTFAENVWRDINERNLVENIVPTRGRAGLVLYKGADHSIQRLRLRRI